The segment GCTCGCAGCGGTGACAGTCGCCGTCGTGCTCGCCCGGAGGTCTGAGTTGCGGCTCAAAGTGAACGTCAGGGATCGACGCCGGATGGTACGGATCGTCGCCCAGTCGGCTTAGCGCCGCCTGCAGGACAACCAGGCGCCTGGCTGGGCGCCCGGTTGTCCGCGAGCTAAACCAGGCCCCTAGCCGCAAGGTGCGGATATTCCGCCGCGCGTCCTTGGAACTGCAGCACGTCCGGGTTGCGGATGGTGCCGTCGCGGATCTCGATGGCACGGGAAATCGTCTCGTTGGCGTCCCAGGTCTCCGGACCCGAAATGACGGTCTCGAGGAACGGCAGGAGCGCTTCGCTGATCTCCCAGCTGGACGAGTTCCACAGGTAGGACGGGCTGTGGTCCACGGCGTAGTAGTTGATGTGGTCGCCTACGGTGAACATTGGCTCGGCGAACGTCGTGGTCCGCGCCCAACTGAAGCCCATGCCTTCGTCGCACGAGACGTCAACGATCAAGCTGCCAGGCTCGAATGCGTCAAGATCCTCGGTCCGCAGGTATGTCAGCGGCGAGTTCGGGTCCTGCAGGGTGCAGTTGACCACAATGTCGGCGGTGGCAAGGAACGGAGCCAGCGGCAGGCGTCCACGATCGGTAATGACTTCGCTCAGGAAAGGGGCGTTCTGGTCGTGATCGAACTGCACTATTCGCACCGAGTGGATGGGGGAACCGACCGCCGCGACACCGCGGTTGGTCAGCACCTGGACGTCGTGGATGCCGTGCGCATTGAGGGCGGTGACAGCGCCTCGCGCCGTGGCGCCGAAACCAATCACGACGGCGCTGAGCCGCCTGCCGTAATCACCCGTCGAACCCGTCAGGGCAAGGGCGTGGATGACGGAGCAGTAGCCTGCAAGCTCGTTGTTCTTGTGGAAAACATGAAGCCCGAAGCCGCCATCGCTGGCCCAGTGGTTCATTGCCTCGAAGGCGATCAAGGTCAGCTTCTTGTCAATGGCGAGCTGGGTGATGGCGCGGTCCTGGACACAATGGGGCCAACCCCAGAGAACCTGTCCGTCACGGAGTTCGGTCAGGTCTTCCGGCTGCGGCTTGGGCAGCAGGATGACATCCGAACTCGAGATCAGCTCTTCACGACTCGCCATGCCACCCACCAAGGGTTCCAGTTGGCTGTCCGAAAAGCCGAAGCGCTCGCCGTAGCCGCGCTCGAGCCGGATGTGCTGCCGGACTTCCGGAGCAACCCGCTCCAGATGCAGGGGATGGACAGGAAGCCGGCGCTCGTCCGGCTTCCGCGATGACGACATGATGCCGAGGGTCAGGGTGCCTCTATGGCCGCTCATTTTTTGTTGCCGGTTGCCGGTTTGGCCACCGTGGTTGCGGGGGACTCTGAAGCCCTCTTATCCGCACGCTTTTCCTTGATGGATTTACCGGATTTTTTCGATGCAGCTTGGCGAGGTGATTTGTCAGCCATGATCGCTCCCTAGAGCAGAGCCGAAATGGCTCCTAGCTCCTGACGATACACCCAGACGCTTGGACGCCTTCTATCGTGAAAATTCCCCAGACGGGGGAAGGAAGAAAATGGAGCGGGCGACGGGAATCGAACCCGCGTATCGAGCTTGGGAAGCTAGCGCTCTACCATTGAGCTACGCCCGCAATGCCCCGCCATGCTGCCGGAGCAGATCCAGCTTAGCGCAGATGGGGCGGTGTTCCGGACACAGACTCGCCGGTGGGCGGCACCGTTCCCCACCGCTGCGGCGGATGGTGGGGACGGCCGCCGGTATCACGGTCTCGTCAATTTCCCTGGGGTCCTCGTAAAGATTCGGTTAAGGCTCGACGCGGGTGTGTTGTGCTGCGCCGCGCGTGATTATTCTGTAGCAGTTAGCGGCTGCGTCATGGGGAACCCGGCTATGTCTATTAGCCGTACGCCGAAAGAGGATTCCGTGGCATTTGCAGAGCATGAAGTACTGATTGGTCGCGACGCCATGACCGTCTACAAATTCCTGGTAGACGGCCTGAACAATTCGCTGTGGCGCAGGGGAATCCGCAGCATTTCCCTCCGTTCCGGACACACCGGCGAAAAGGGTGCCGTCTACCAGCAGACTTTGACGGGCCCCGGTGGGCGGCCGATTGCGGCTGACTTCCAGATCACCGAGGCGCGGCCCGGCGCTGAAGTGCGCTTCGCCGTCGTCGCGGGTCCTGTGCGCCCCACCGGTGGCTACTATCTCAGCACCGAGGGTCCAAATACGCGGGTACGGTTTGCGCTGGAGTTGCATCCGAAGGGCTTGCAGAAACTGATGAACAACATGATCCAGAAGACCATGGAGGACGAGGTGATCCAGCTGGAGCAGCTGAAGGCGGTCATCGAGGAGCAGACGCCGGGAGCGTAGCCAACTACTGGGCGAGCTTGAGGCCGCCCAATCCGGTGACCGGAGTGCTCGGCGTCGTGAGGCGTCCACTGCTCAAATCCCAGTATTCAACCGCTCCGTTGCTCAACAGTCCCGCGACTCCCGTGGAGTTGAGGCCAGTGACGCCCTGGAGCGAGCGCAATCCGGAATAGTCCGTCCAGCCGGTTCCCACGACAAGCCGGGCTTCCGACTTCGGTGTGGTGAGCCCGGAGCCGCGGTAGAGGCGTAGGTTCCCGTTCGCTTCCACCGCCAGCAGGTCCTGGAAGCCGTCGGCGTCGTAGTCCACCATGCTCAGTCGGATCGCGCTGACGCCTGAGCCTACTTGGGTCCGTCCGGCCAAGGCGGTGAGTCCCAGGTTCCGGTACAGGTAAAGCGCGCCAGTGGAATCGGTGGCGAGGATCTGCGGGAGCCTGTTGTTCCCGCACCAAGTGCCCACGGCCATGGTCATCGATTGCCAGCCCGATGACCCCAACACTACCGGGGCTTTGAATCCTCCACTGACAACCCCGGGGTAGAGCAGGAGCCTACCGTCCAACATTTGGACGAGGACGTCGATCACGCCGTCGCGGTCCCAGTCCGTGGTCATGACTTCTTTCGCCCCCGTGAAACCGGACCCTACAGTCCGGGCGGGACCGAACGTGCCGTTGCCGAGTGCCGGATAGTCCCTCAAGTTGCCGGAGGGGTCGACGGCGACGAGGTCACCGGCGCTGCGGATGGCTGCCGCGTTGAGGTTCAGCGTGGGCGGCTGTTGCTTCGCGATGGGATCGCAGACGCTCGGGGCCGGAAGCTGGGGAGGGGCAGTGCCCGCGCCAGGACTGTTGACGGTACCGGCGGGGAGCGTCGTGTAACCGAAGAGATTGACCACGCCCCACATGGTGTAGCTGTTGGGGGTGGTCAGGTAGTTGCCGTCCGTGAAGGTAATGCCGATGCCGATCACGTTGAACCGGGGATCCCGGAGCAAAGCATCGTGGGCGGGGGAGCCTTTCCACCATTCGACCAATTGGGCGGCATTCCGGTCCCAGCGGACGGCGATGACTTCGCCTGCGCCGTTGTTGGGGTTCAGTGCCCGGGGATCGGTCCAGAAGTTGCTGCGGTGTTCTATCACTTCGCGGCTGGCGATGTTGTTGGACCAATCTTGCGAAAGAGTGGACACCGTGGGGTTGTACTTCACCGGGTTCAAGCCCAGAGAGGTCCGGTAAGCGTTGATGGCGTTGAAGACGGCCAGCACCTGGGCAGAGTTGTCGTCATTGACCAGTGCCTGGATGGAAACCTTTTGCACCGCCGCAGGGGAAGTCTTCGTCGGTGCCGGAGCGGGATCGAGTTGGAGGCCATCCGCTGCCGAGCCTCCGGGCAGCGCATCCGGTCCCGA is part of the Arthrobacter methylotrophus genome and harbors:
- a CDS encoding N(5)-(carboxyethyl)ornithine synthase, translated to MSGHRGTLTLGIMSSSRKPDERRLPVHPLHLERVAPEVRQHIRLERGYGERFGFSDSQLEPLVGGMASREELISSSDVILLPKPQPEDLTELRDGQVLWGWPHCVQDRAITQLAIDKKLTLIAFEAMNHWASDGGFGLHVFHKNNELAGYCSVIHALALTGSTGDYGRRLSAVVIGFGATARGAVTALNAHGIHDVQVLTNRGVAAVGSPIHSVRIVQFDHDQNAPFLSEVITDRGRLPLAPFLATADIVVNCTLQDPNSPLTYLRTEDLDAFEPGSLIVDVSCDEGMGFSWARTTTFAEPMFTVGDHINYYAVDHSPSYLWNSSSWEISEALLPFLETVISGPETWDANETISRAIEIRDGTIRNPDVLQFQGRAAEYPHLAARGLV
- a CDS encoding SRPBCC family protein, with protein sequence MAFAEHEVLIGRDAMTVYKFLVDGLNNSLWRRGIRSISLRSGHTGEKGAVYQQTLTGPGGRPIAADFQITEARPGAEVRFAVVAGPVRPTGGYYLSTEGPNTRVRFALELHPKGLQKLMNNMIQKTMEDEVIQLEQLKAVIEEQTPGA
- a CDS encoding CAP domain-containing protein; translated protein: MQKVSIQALVNDDNSAQVLAVFNAINAYRTSLGLNPVKYNPTVSTLSQDWSNNIASREVIEHRSNFWTDPRALNPNNGAGEVIAVRWDRNAAQLVEWWKGSPAHDALLRDPRFNVIGIGITFTDGNYLTTPNSYTMWGVVNLFGYTTLPAGTVNSPGAGTAPPQLPAPSVCDPIAKQQPPTLNLNAAAIRSAGDLVAVDPSGNLRDYPALGNGTFGPARTVGSGFTGAKEVMTTDWDRDGVIDVLVQMLDGRLLLYPGVVSGGFKAPVVLGSSGWQSMTMAVGTWCGNNRLPQILATDSTGALYLYRNLGLTALAGRTQVGSGVSAIRLSMVDYDADGFQDLLAVEANGNLRLYRGSGLTTPKSEARLVVGTGWTDYSGLRSLQGVTGLNSTGVAGLLSNGAVEYWDLSSGRLTTPSTPVTGLGGLKLAQ